The following are encoded in a window of Catenulispora sp. EB89 genomic DNA:
- a CDS encoding glycosyl hydrolase family 18 protein, translating to MLAAVLIAATMSVALSASRARADSNLVVNPGFETGSLSPWTCDAGTGSVVSSPVHSGSHALSGAANNSDDAQCTQTIAVQPNSAYTLSAYVEGAYVYIGATNYSSTWTPSATSYQQLSTSFTTGASTTSVQIYLHGWYGQGTYYADDVSLVGPGGQTQVPPVPTGLAVSGTTSSSVSLSWSASSGATGYNVYRGGSKVGSVSGTSYTDSGLSASTSYSYTVTATNSAGESAQSGAVTGTTTGGGPSVPPTPTGLSVSGTTSSSVSLSWSASSGATGYNVYRGGSKVASASGTSYTDSGLSASTTYSYAVTATNSAGESAKSSAVSATTASSGGGNGSLPKHVLTGYWHDFVNAAQPLSLAAVPAGYNLVAVAFANADPSNPGGVTFSVDSGLSSALGGYTDAQFKADIATLHSRGQKVIISVGGQNGAISVADSTSATNFANSVYGIMQSYGFDGVDIDLENGVNATYMAQALQSLSSKVGSSLIITMAPQTIDMQSTGMAYFQLALNIKNILTIVNMQYYNSGTMNGCDQGVYAEGTENFLTELACIQLQNGLRPDQVGLGLPASGSAGAGYVSPSVVNNALDCLAAGTSCGSYVPPTKWPTIRGAMTWSINWDASNGWSFVNTVAPHLAAMP from the coding sequence ATGCTGGCCGCAGTCCTGATAGCCGCCACGATGTCCGTCGCCCTGAGCGCGTCCCGCGCCCGGGCCGACAGCAACCTGGTGGTGAACCCAGGCTTCGAGACCGGAAGCCTGAGCCCGTGGACCTGTGACGCCGGTACCGGCAGTGTCGTGTCCTCACCCGTCCACAGCGGCAGCCACGCGCTGTCCGGAGCCGCGAACAACTCCGACGACGCGCAGTGCACACAGACGATCGCCGTGCAGCCGAACTCGGCCTACACGCTGTCGGCCTACGTCGAGGGCGCCTACGTCTACATCGGCGCCACCAACTACAGCTCCACGTGGACCCCGTCCGCGACCTCCTACCAGCAGCTGAGCACCAGCTTCACCACCGGCGCCTCGACCACGAGCGTCCAGATCTACCTGCACGGCTGGTACGGGCAGGGCACGTACTACGCCGACGACGTCTCGCTCGTCGGACCGGGTGGCCAGACTCAGGTGCCCCCCGTGCCGACCGGCCTCGCGGTGAGCGGGACGACGTCGAGTTCGGTGTCGTTGTCGTGGAGCGCGTCCAGCGGCGCGACCGGCTACAACGTGTACCGCGGCGGTTCGAAGGTCGGGAGCGTGTCGGGCACGTCGTACACCGACTCCGGCCTCAGCGCCTCGACCAGTTACAGCTACACGGTCACCGCGACGAACTCTGCAGGGGAGTCGGCGCAGTCCGGGGCTGTCACGGGCACCACGACCGGAGGCGGTCCCTCCGTCCCGCCGACCCCGACCGGTCTGTCGGTGAGCGGGACGACGTCGAGCTCGGTGTCGCTCTCGTGGAGCGCGTCCAGCGGCGCGACCGGCTACAACGTGTACCGCGGCGGTTCGAAGGTCGCGAGCGCGTCCGGCACGTCGTACACCGACTCCGGCCTCAGCGCCTCCACCACCTACAGCTACGCGGTCACGGCGACCAACTCCGCCGGCGAGTCCGCGAAGTCCTCGGCGGTGAGCGCGACGACCGCGAGCTCCGGCGGCGGCAACGGCTCGCTGCCCAAGCACGTGCTGACCGGCTACTGGCACGACTTCGTGAACGCCGCGCAGCCGCTGAGCCTGGCCGCCGTGCCGGCCGGCTACAACCTGGTCGCGGTGGCCTTCGCCAACGCCGACCCGAGCAACCCCGGCGGCGTGACGTTCAGCGTCGACTCCGGGCTGTCCTCGGCGCTCGGCGGCTACACCGACGCGCAGTTCAAGGCGGACATCGCGACGCTGCACTCGCGCGGCCAGAAGGTGATCATCTCGGTCGGCGGGCAGAACGGCGCGATCAGCGTCGCCGACTCGACGTCCGCGACCAACTTCGCCAACAGCGTCTACGGAATCATGCAGAGCTACGGGTTCGACGGCGTCGACATCGACCTGGAGAACGGCGTCAACGCCACGTACATGGCGCAGGCGCTGCAGTCGCTGTCGAGCAAGGTCGGCTCGAGCCTGATCATCACGATGGCCCCGCAGACGATCGACATGCAGTCCACCGGCATGGCGTACTTCCAGCTGGCGCTGAACATCAAGAACATCCTCACGATCGTCAACATGCAGTACTACAACTCCGGCACGATGAACGGCTGCGACCAGGGCGTCTACGCCGAGGGCACGGAGAACTTCCTCACCGAGCTGGCGTGCATCCAGCTGCAGAACGGCCTGCGTCCGGACCAGGTGGGCCTGGGCCTGCCGGCCTCGGGCAGCGCCGGCGCCGGCTATGTCTCGCCGTCGGTGGTGAACAACGCGCTGGACTGCCTGGCGGCCGGGACGAGCTGCGGCTCCTACGTCCCGCCGACCAAGTGGCCGACCATCCGCGGCGCGATGACCTGGTCGATCAACTGGGACGCCAGCAACGGCTGGAGTTTCGTGAACACCGTCGCCCCGCACCTGGCGGCGATGCCGTGA
- a CDS encoding aldo/keto reductase yields MNYRVLGATGIEVSTYALGTMMFGAIGNPDHADGERIIHAALDAGINFVDTADMYSTGESEEIVGKALKGRRDDVVLATKVHFSLDGERNHGGNSRRYITRAVEDSLRRLQTDWIDLYQIHRPDPKTDIEETLGVLTDLVRAGKIRSFGSSTFPAEQTVEAWHVAERRGLMKFRTEQPPYSILSRDIERALLPTAQRLNMGVLTWSPLAWGFLSGKYRRGTDVDFTAGRAALRADRFDPTLPANAAKYDAVEDLVKLADDLGVTLPQLATAFPLAHPAVTSVIIGPRTMEQLESSLAGQHLVLDDATLDRIDEIVPPGTDLAWVQDGGGWLPPALSEKALRRRGVGDRAAAAAEESGSESGSQS; encoded by the coding sequence ATGAACTACCGCGTCCTCGGTGCCACCGGCATCGAAGTGAGCACCTACGCACTCGGCACCATGATGTTCGGCGCGATCGGCAACCCCGACCACGCCGACGGCGAGCGGATCATCCACGCCGCGCTGGACGCCGGGATCAACTTCGTCGACACCGCGGACATGTACTCCACCGGGGAGTCCGAGGAGATCGTCGGCAAGGCCCTGAAGGGCCGGCGGGACGACGTCGTGCTGGCCACCAAGGTCCACTTCTCCCTGGACGGCGAGCGCAACCACGGCGGCAACTCCCGGCGCTACATCACCCGCGCCGTCGAGGACAGCCTGCGGCGACTGCAGACGGACTGGATCGACCTGTACCAGATCCACCGGCCGGACCCGAAGACGGACATCGAGGAGACCCTCGGCGTCCTGACCGACCTGGTGCGCGCCGGCAAGATCCGCTCCTTCGGCAGCTCCACGTTCCCGGCCGAGCAGACCGTCGAGGCCTGGCACGTGGCCGAGCGCCGCGGCCTGATGAAGTTCCGCACGGAGCAGCCGCCGTACTCGATCCTGTCCCGCGACATCGAGCGCGCACTCCTGCCCACCGCCCAGCGGCTGAACATGGGCGTCCTCACCTGGAGCCCACTGGCCTGGGGCTTCCTGAGCGGCAAGTACCGCCGCGGCACGGACGTGGACTTCACCGCCGGCCGCGCCGCCCTGCGCGCCGACCGCTTCGACCCCACCCTGCCGGCCAACGCCGCGAAGTACGACGCGGTCGAGGACCTGGTGAAGCTCGCCGACGACCTGGGCGTCACCCTCCCGCAGCTGGCGACGGCGTTCCCACTGGCGCACCCCGCGGTGACCTCGGTGATCATCGGCCCACGCACGATGGAGCAGCTGGAGTCCTCCCTGGCCGGCCAGCACCTGGTCCTGGACGACGCGACCCTGGACCGCATCGACGAGATCGTGCCCCCGGGCACGGACCTGGCGTGGGTCCAGGACGGCGGCGGCTGGCTGCCCCCGGCACTGAGCGAGAAGGCACTGCGGCGGCGCGGGGTCGGAGACAGGGCCGCGGCGGCTGCTGAGGAGTCGGGTTCGGAGTCGGGTTCGCAGTCGTAG
- a CDS encoding NAD(P)-dependent oxidoreductase has product MDSDAQQIAVLGLGPMGQALASAFSRAGHAVTVWNRTPGKASALLESEPAFGPVAEAGSVAEAVLASDVVVACLIDDEAVRRVVDGVEFGGRPLVNLTSGDPGQVRETAAWAASRDIAYLPGAILTPTPMIGTPAGTVLLSGDPKVHAVVAPALSALGGRVVHLGPDPARASAFDVALLDLFATATNGLLHSFALAAAEGIAPTEFAAFASGIGGLLPDMATRFAVQIESGDFPGTRSTIASAASSIRHIAAAVRAHGLDTGMLDAVHAAIDRAVAQGYGADGLGRLATIYGA; this is encoded by the coding sequence ATGGACAGTGATGCACAGCAGATCGCAGTACTCGGCCTCGGCCCGATGGGGCAGGCGTTGGCCTCGGCGTTCTCCCGCGCCGGGCATGCGGTGACGGTGTGGAATCGGACGCCGGGGAAGGCTTCGGCGTTGTTGGAGTCGGAGCCGGCTTTCGGGCCGGTCGCGGAGGCCGGCTCGGTCGCGGAGGCGGTTCTCGCGTCCGATGTCGTGGTGGCGTGCCTGATCGACGACGAGGCGGTACGTCGTGTCGTGGACGGCGTCGAGTTCGGCGGGCGTCCGTTGGTGAATCTGACGAGCGGGGATCCCGGCCAGGTGCGGGAGACGGCGGCCTGGGCGGCGTCACGGGACATCGCCTACCTGCCCGGCGCGATCCTCACGCCGACGCCCATGATCGGCACGCCGGCCGGAACGGTCCTGCTGAGCGGCGACCCGAAGGTCCACGCCGTCGTAGCACCGGCGCTGTCGGCCCTCGGCGGACGCGTCGTCCACCTCGGCCCCGATCCGGCCCGCGCGAGCGCCTTCGACGTGGCGCTCCTGGACCTGTTCGCGACCGCGACCAACGGCCTGCTGCATTCCTTCGCCCTGGCCGCCGCCGAGGGGATCGCGCCGACCGAGTTCGCGGCATTCGCCTCCGGCATCGGCGGCCTGCTGCCGGATATGGCGACGCGGTTCGCCGTCCAGATCGAAAGTGGGGACTTCCCCGGTACGCGCTCGACGATCGCCTCCGCGGCATCAAGCATCCGGCACATCGCTGCCGCGGTGCGTGCGCACGGCCTGGACACCGGCATGCTCGACGCCGTGCACGCCGCCATCGACCGGGCCGTCGCGCAGGGGTACGGCGCGGACGGCTTGGGCCGGTTGGCGACGATCTACGGCGCCTAG
- a CDS encoding Ig-like domain-containing protein — translation MRTGTPRHTRRTLGVAAVATLLGGALGSAAVPGTANATVQPVATPIPLTSVPTDGATGIRTEVPVSVTAQSGEKLAAVTLAAPDGNAVPGSLNPEGTVWTADDHLRTHTKYTLTAIGVASDGTQVTRSSSFTTFSPTADSQLKFQTTEPQNGDLVGVGMPILVQFTHPVTDRAAVEKALVVQTDPPQPGHWSWLSDARLDWRPESYWQPGTKVRVSLNLDGVPAGAGQYGGSDTSFAFNVGRKQLSLVDLSKHEMTVYDNDKVIRSMPVTGGKPGDDTWGGTMAVIDKAASVHMQSRTVGFGDAYDIPNVQWAIHLTYSGTYIHAAPWSVGSQGYANVSHGCVGLSTDRAAWLFQSTLPGDLVQVVNSPKTVAPGNGYGDWQENWNQWLSGSAVKA, via the coding sequence GTGCGCACCGGGACCCCGCGCCACACCCGCCGGACCCTCGGCGTCGCCGCCGTCGCCACGCTGCTCGGCGGGGCCCTCGGCTCGGCCGCCGTGCCGGGCACCGCGAACGCCACCGTACAGCCGGTGGCCACGCCGATTCCGCTGACCAGCGTGCCGACCGACGGCGCCACCGGCATCCGGACCGAGGTGCCGGTGAGCGTCACGGCGCAGTCCGGGGAGAAGCTGGCCGCGGTCACGCTGGCCGCGCCGGACGGGAACGCCGTGCCGGGGTCGCTGAACCCGGAGGGCACCGTGTGGACCGCGGACGACCATCTGCGGACGCACACCAAGTACACGCTCACGGCGATCGGCGTCGCCTCCGACGGCACCCAGGTGACCCGGAGCTCGTCGTTCACCACCTTCTCCCCCACGGCCGACAGCCAGCTGAAGTTCCAGACCACCGAGCCGCAGAACGGCGACCTGGTCGGCGTCGGCATGCCGATCCTGGTGCAGTTCACGCACCCGGTCACCGACCGCGCGGCGGTGGAGAAGGCGCTGGTCGTGCAGACCGACCCGCCGCAGCCGGGGCACTGGAGCTGGCTGTCGGACGCGCGCCTGGACTGGCGCCCGGAGAGCTACTGGCAGCCCGGCACCAAGGTCCGGGTGTCGCTGAACCTGGACGGCGTGCCGGCCGGGGCCGGGCAGTACGGCGGCAGCGACACCTCGTTCGCCTTCAACGTCGGGCGCAAGCAGCTCTCGCTGGTGGACCTGTCCAAGCACGAGATGACGGTCTACGACAACGACAAGGTGATCCGCTCGATGCCGGTCACCGGCGGCAAGCCGGGGGACGACACCTGGGGCGGGACCATGGCGGTCATCGACAAGGCGGCGTCGGTGCACATGCAGTCGCGCACCGTCGGGTTCGGCGACGCGTACGACATCCCGAACGTCCAGTGGGCGATCCACCTGACGTATTCGGGCACGTACATCCACGCCGCGCCGTGGTCGGTCGGATCGCAGGGCTATGCGAACGTCAGCCACGGGTGTGTCGGGCTGTCGACCGACCGCGCGGCCTGGCTGTTCCAGAGCACCCTGCCCGGGGACCTGGTGCAGGTGGTGAACTCGCCGAAGACCGTCGCGCCGGGCAACGGTTATGGAGACTGGCAGGAGAACTGGAACCAGTGGCTGAGCGGGAGCGCGGTGAAGGCTTAG
- a CDS encoding class II aldolase/adducin family protein, which yields MTTTEPDVEYVEQAVGNSAQELYFPVPPTFDDVAAERQYRKEQLAAGFRIFGRFGFSEGVAGHITVRDPEFPDTFWVNGFGQSFNQIKASDLIRCDHEGNVLEGRFHVNRAAFVIHAEVHRARPDVVAAAHSHSLHGKAFASLGIPLDPITQDACAFFEDHGLYLGYGGVASDVEEGKRIGAALAGYKAAILQNHGLITVGESVAEAVWWFVTMERSCQAQLLAMAAGTPKLIDRETALMVREQIGGHFAGWFQARPLWDQITVSDPDLFG from the coding sequence ATGACCACCACCGAACCGGACGTTGAGTACGTCGAGCAGGCCGTGGGCAACTCCGCCCAGGAGCTCTACTTCCCGGTCCCGCCGACCTTCGACGACGTCGCGGCCGAGCGCCAGTACCGCAAGGAGCAGCTGGCCGCGGGGTTCCGGATCTTCGGGCGGTTCGGCTTCTCCGAGGGCGTGGCCGGGCACATCACGGTGCGCGACCCGGAGTTCCCGGACACGTTCTGGGTCAACGGTTTCGGGCAGTCCTTCAACCAGATCAAGGCCTCCGACCTGATCCGCTGCGACCACGAGGGCAACGTCCTGGAGGGCCGCTTCCACGTCAACCGGGCCGCGTTCGTCATCCACGCCGAGGTGCACCGCGCGCGCCCGGACGTCGTCGCCGCCGCGCACTCGCACTCGCTGCACGGCAAGGCCTTCGCCTCCCTGGGCATCCCGCTGGACCCGATCACGCAGGACGCGTGCGCCTTCTTCGAGGACCACGGTCTGTACCTCGGGTACGGCGGCGTGGCCAGCGACGTCGAGGAGGGCAAGCGCATCGGCGCCGCGCTGGCCGGCTACAAGGCCGCGATCCTGCAGAACCACGGTCTGATCACGGTCGGCGAGTCGGTGGCCGAGGCGGTGTGGTGGTTCGTGACGATGGAGCGCTCGTGCCAGGCGCAGCTGCTGGCGATGGCGGCCGGGACGCCGAAGCTGATCGACCGGGAGACCGCGCTGATGGTGCGCGAACAGATCGGCGGGCACTTCGCGGGGTGGTTCCAGGCGCGGCCGCTGTGGGACCAGATCACGGTCTCGGACCCGGACCTGTTCGGCTGA
- a CDS encoding MerR family transcriptional regulator has product MKIGELSRRTGASIRALRYYEEQGLLAPARLPSGYRIYDERSVATVHRIRILLSAGLGTSAIGEILPNVYDDSVVLTGRCPELHEGLAVERARISKQIEDLEAARDILDSLIGRPLVMAAG; this is encoded by the coding sequence ATGAAGATCGGCGAACTCTCCCGCCGCACCGGCGCCTCGATCCGGGCCCTGCGCTACTACGAGGAGCAAGGCCTGCTCGCCCCGGCCCGGCTTCCCAGCGGCTACCGCATCTACGACGAACGCAGCGTCGCGACCGTCCATCGCATCCGCATCCTGCTCTCCGCGGGGCTGGGCACGTCGGCCATCGGCGAGATCCTGCCGAACGTGTACGACGACTCCGTCGTCCTCACCGGCCGCTGCCCGGAACTGCACGAGGGCCTGGCTGTCGAGCGTGCACGCATCAGCAAGCAGATCGAGGACTTGGAGGCGGCGCGGGACATCCTGGACTCGCTGATCGGGCGGCCGCTGGTGATGGCCGCCGGCTGA
- a CDS encoding TIGR01777 family oxidoreductase, with the protein MKIVIPGGSGQVGAVVERAFTAAGHSVVVLSRNPRRPNEARWDGRTLGAWAGEIDGCDVVLNLAGRSVSCRYTPANLQEMMDSRVLSARVVGEAIARAERPPRVWLQASTATIYQHTFGAPNDEDGVIGGGESGVPAYWAYSVEIAKNWEREQAEANTPHTRKVALRSAMVMSPDRGGVFDYLAWMARLGLGGPVAGGHQYVSWIHAHDFVAALDHLTTHPDLTGPINLAAPNPLPQRDFMRTLRHAWGTPIGLPATRTMAALGAFALRSDTELLLKSRRVIPGRLPDTGFRFTYPHWDDAARDLVRRVRAGRES; encoded by the coding sequence GTGAAGATCGTGATACCCGGCGGGTCCGGACAGGTCGGCGCGGTGGTCGAGCGTGCGTTCACGGCGGCCGGCCACTCGGTCGTCGTGCTCAGCCGTAACCCGCGGCGGCCGAACGAGGCGCGCTGGGACGGCCGGACACTGGGCGCGTGGGCGGGGGAGATCGACGGGTGCGACGTCGTGCTGAACCTGGCGGGACGCAGCGTCAGCTGCCGCTACACGCCCGCGAACCTCCAGGAGATGATGGATTCGCGCGTGCTGTCGGCCCGCGTGGTCGGCGAGGCGATCGCCCGGGCCGAGCGTCCGCCGCGGGTCTGGCTCCAGGCCAGCACGGCGACCATCTACCAGCACACCTTCGGCGCACCGAACGACGAGGACGGCGTCATCGGCGGCGGCGAGAGCGGCGTGCCGGCGTACTGGGCCTACAGCGTCGAGATCGCGAAGAACTGGGAGCGCGAACAGGCCGAGGCGAACACCCCGCACACGCGCAAAGTGGCGCTCCGCTCCGCGATGGTGATGAGCCCCGACCGCGGCGGCGTCTTCGACTACCTGGCCTGGATGGCCCGCCTCGGCCTCGGCGGCCCGGTGGCGGGCGGACACCAGTACGTGTCCTGGATCCACGCCCACGACTTCGTCGCCGCCCTCGACCACCTCACCACCCACCCCGACCTGACAGGCCCGATCAACCTCGCCGCCCCGAACCCCCTCCCCCAACGCGACTTCATGCGCACCCTCCGCCACGCCTGGGGCACCCCCATCGGCCTCCCGGCGACCCGCACCATGGCCGCCCTCGGCGCCTTCGCCCTCCGCTCCGACACAGAGCTGCTGCTCAAGAGCCGCCGCGTGATCCCCGGCCGCCTCCCCGACACCGGCTTCCGCTTCACCTACCCCCACTGGGACGACGCGGCGCGAGACCTGGTACGCCGGGTGCGCGCCGGCCGGGAGAGTTGA
- a CDS encoding adenosylmethionine--8-amino-7-oxononanoate transaminase, with amino-acid sequence MTDALPWTPELAAADRDKVWHPYAPMPSVVEPFPVVGADGVRIRLADGRELVDGMASWWSAIHGYRHPVLDQAVRDQLDSMAHVMFGGLTHAPAVRLAERLTAMAPAGLEHVFFADSGSVSVEVAIKMCLQYQRSQGHASRTRLMTVRGGYHGDTFGAMAVTDPAGSMHQLWADVLPEHVFADRPPKTLTEEYAAHLARLAARHADTLAAIIVEPVVQGAGGMHFYDPEVLKVLRALCDEHGLLLVFDEIATGFGRTGELFAAGHAAVSPDIMTVGKALTGGYMTLAAVLCTTRVAHGISSGEAPVLMHGPTFMANPLACAAAYASTGLLLEGTWREQVAGIGKLLTEHLEPARELPGVADVRVLGAIGVIEMEQPTDMRVATGAAMAQGVWIRPFGKLLYVMPPYVTGEEDVARIAAGLVAAARASGE; translated from the coding sequence GTGACCGACGCACTGCCCTGGACCCCCGAACTCGCCGCCGCGGACCGCGACAAGGTCTGGCACCCCTACGCCCCGATGCCCTCGGTGGTCGAGCCCTTCCCGGTGGTCGGCGCCGACGGCGTCCGCATCCGCCTGGCCGACGGCCGCGAACTGGTCGACGGCATGGCCTCCTGGTGGTCGGCGATCCACGGCTACCGCCACCCGGTCCTGGACCAGGCGGTCCGCGACCAGCTGGACTCCATGGCGCACGTGATGTTCGGCGGCCTCACCCACGCCCCGGCCGTCCGCCTCGCCGAACGCCTGACCGCGATGGCCCCGGCCGGCCTGGAGCACGTGTTCTTCGCCGACTCCGGCTCGGTCTCGGTCGAGGTGGCGATCAAGATGTGCCTGCAGTACCAGCGCTCGCAGGGCCACGCGTCCCGCACGCGCCTGATGACGGTGCGCGGCGGCTACCACGGCGACACCTTCGGGGCGATGGCCGTGACGGACCCGGCGGGCAGCATGCACCAGCTCTGGGCCGACGTGCTGCCCGAGCACGTCTTCGCCGACCGCCCGCCGAAGACCCTCACCGAGGAGTACGCCGCACACCTGGCGCGGCTGGCGGCCCGGCACGCCGACACGCTGGCGGCGATCATCGTCGAGCCGGTCGTGCAGGGCGCCGGAGGCATGCACTTCTACGACCCCGAAGTGCTGAAGGTACTGCGCGCGCTGTGCGACGAGCACGGCCTGCTGCTGGTCTTCGACGAGATCGCCACCGGCTTCGGACGCACCGGCGAGCTGTTCGCCGCCGGGCACGCCGCCGTCAGCCCGGACATCATGACCGTCGGCAAGGCACTGACCGGCGGCTACATGACGCTGGCCGCGGTGCTGTGCACGACCCGCGTCGCCCACGGCATCTCCAGCGGCGAGGCCCCGGTGCTGATGCACGGGCCGACGTTCATGGCCAACCCGCTGGCGTGCGCGGCGGCGTACGCCTCGACCGGGCTGCTGCTGGAAGGCACGTGGCGCGAACAGGTCGCCGGAATCGGGAAGCTGCTCACGGAGCACCTGGAACCGGCGCGCGAGCTGCCGGGCGTGGCGGACGTGCGGGTGCTGGGGGCCATCGGGGTGATCGAGATGGAGCAGCCGACGGACATGCGCGTGGCGACCGGGGCGGCGATGGCGCAGGGGGTGTGGATCCGGCCGTTCGGGAAGCTGCTGTACGTCATGCCCCCGTACGTGACGGGGGAGGAGGACGTCGCGCGGATCGCGGCGGGGTTGGTGGCCGCGGCTCGGGCTTCGGGGGAGTGA
- a CDS encoding TetR/AcrR family transcriptional regulator: MPKGTTKRRPQTLAKLLDAALEAFAENGFGGTRIEDVCERAGYTRGAFYSNFASKEELFFALFDRHAERVLERFEKQAAALGTGPLTLADIAAALADFDEAERTWYLVTTEFTLSAIRDPDAAQRLAEHDAGLRAEAVQLLGELLTRAGMRVRAGVELESLVRMLIAIREGALAQSYVEPGELPPGTLERLFLPALLGAVTEAV, encoded by the coding sequence GTGCCCAAGGGAACGACGAAGCGCCGGCCGCAGACGTTGGCCAAGCTTCTCGACGCGGCGCTCGAAGCGTTCGCAGAGAACGGGTTCGGCGGCACCCGCATCGAGGACGTCTGCGAACGCGCCGGCTACACGCGCGGCGCCTTCTACTCGAACTTCGCGAGCAAAGAAGAGCTCTTCTTCGCACTCTTCGACCGGCACGCCGAGCGCGTCCTGGAACGCTTCGAGAAACAGGCGGCGGCACTCGGCACGGGACCCCTGACGCTGGCGGACATCGCCGCGGCGCTCGCGGACTTCGACGAGGCCGAGCGCACCTGGTACCTGGTGACGACCGAGTTCACCCTGTCGGCGATCCGCGACCCGGATGCGGCGCAGCGGCTCGCGGAGCACGACGCCGGCCTGCGCGCCGAGGCGGTCCAGCTGCTGGGGGAGCTGCTGACGCGCGCCGGGATGCGGGTGCGTGCCGGAGTGGAGCTGGAGTCGCTGGTCAGGATGCTGATCGCGATTCGCGAGGGCGCGCTGGCGCAGAGCTATGTGGAGCCGGGGGAGCTGCCGCCGGGGACGCTGGAGCGGCTTTTTCTGCCGGCGCTGCTCGGGGCCGTAACCGAGGCTGTTTGA
- a CDS encoding response regulator transcription factor, which translates to MRILVVDDDPAVRRALEHALRRDGYQVALAASGTEALSEHAENPPDALVLDVMMPEPNGLEICRRLREAGDGTPILLLTARDLIDDRVAGLDAGADDYLVKPFALAELRARLRALLRRTTATATAAATEHLAFGDIVLDSAACRATRAGRSLGLTRTELALLEMFLRNPRRVLSRTQIFETVWGYDFGPDSNALWVSISCLRSKLEADGAPRVIQTVRSLGYVLREDP; encoded by the coding sequence ATGCGCATCCTGGTAGTGGACGACGACCCGGCCGTCCGCCGCGCGCTGGAACACGCGTTGCGGCGCGACGGTTATCAGGTCGCCCTGGCCGCCTCCGGTACCGAGGCCCTCAGCGAGCACGCCGAGAACCCGCCGGACGCGCTGGTCCTGGACGTCATGATGCCCGAGCCGAACGGGCTGGAGATCTGCCGGCGGCTGCGCGAGGCCGGCGACGGCACGCCGATCCTGCTGCTCACGGCGCGCGACCTGATCGACGACCGGGTCGCCGGGCTGGACGCCGGGGCCGACGACTACCTCGTGAAACCCTTCGCCCTGGCCGAATTGCGGGCCCGGCTCAGGGCTCTGTTGCGTCGGACAACCGCCACCGCCACCGCCGCTGCGACCGAGCACCTCGCGTTCGGCGACATCGTGCTGGACAGCGCGGCGTGCCGCGCCACCCGCGCCGGGCGGAGCCTCGGGCTGACCCGGACGGAGTTGGCGCTGCTGGAGATGTTCCTGCGCAACCCGCGGCGGGTTCTGAGCCGGACACAGATCTTCGAGACGGTCTGGGGCTACGACTTCGGGCCGGATTCGAACGCGTTGTGGGTGAGCATCAGCTGTCTGCGATCCAAGCTGGAGGCCGACGGCGCGCCGCGGGTGATCCAGACCGTGCGCAGCCTGGGGTACGTCCTGCGGGAGGACCCGTGA
- a CDS encoding DUF2218 domain-containing protein, translated as MIESVATVATDRPARYLKQLVSHLGREVDAEQSEDGQNGALIFSSGGCTLSAEPGTLRMTARAEDAERLAAVEAVVARHLVRFGEKDELVVEWSASAEV; from the coding sequence ATGATCGAATCAGTCGCCACCGTCGCCACAGACCGCCCCGCGCGCTATCTGAAGCAGCTGGTCTCGCACCTGGGCCGCGAAGTCGACGCCGAGCAGTCGGAAGACGGCCAGAACGGCGCACTGATCTTCAGCTCAGGAGGCTGCACCCTGTCCGCCGAACCCGGCACGCTCCGCATGACGGCCCGCGCCGAGGACGCCGAACGCCTCGCAGCGGTCGAGGCCGTGGTGGCGCGGCATTTGGTGCGGTTCGGGGAGAAGGACGAGCTGGTGGTGGAGTGGTCGGCCTCGGCGGAGGTTTAG